One window of the Babesia microti strain RI chromosome IV, complete genome genome contains the following:
- a CDS encoding conserved Plasmodium protein, unknown function (overlaps_old_locusTagID:BBM_III06285) → MDVPIFLSDQYRTSILNNRDKFYIRLPPATIFSFPLTSTFYRIQCLRFMESRFTPGSVPYRILNEIKKDDIDPAQLSLSSTILIATKLLKQRYNDYGFGGLYQGFFAKAMHTIVRDLLVFILSKLPSISMPVVTDFTSPAATDNDIIKSGLRWIRRNKKHLNELFLTLFSEVATYPLLLCSTRLIIYDGNQPLSMWQMLQMTYDYEGFWALYKGIIPHLFCTITTYLRNPQYHSSVMAHNTNITMDIFNMLMSISNSHIMQLSTTQRCFSPIKGLCTHTDTLDLIRSIGWKGVALQLCLGSFLIGTKEYTTSLLL, encoded by the exons ATGGATGTGCCCATATTCTTAAGTGATCAATACCGAACGTCGATACTCAATAATCGGGACAAATTCTATATTAGACTCCCTCCTGCAACTATATTTTCATTCCCACTAACTAGC ACATTTTATAGGATACAATGTCTGAGATTCATGGAATCTCGTTTTACCCCTGGAAGCGTTCCATATCGAATTTTGAATGAGATCAAGAAGGATGACATCGACCCGGCACAATTAAGCCTATCAAGCACAATTTTAATCGCAACGAAGCTACTAAAACAG CGTTACAATGATTATGGATTTGGTGGCTTATACCAGGGATTCTTCGCAAAGGCCATGCATACCATAGTTAG GGACCTTTTAGTGTTCATATTGTCAAAACTGCCTTCTATTAGCATGCCTGTGGTAACCGATTTTACAAGTCCCGCAGCTACAGacaatgatataattaagaGTGGACTACGATGGATTAGACGTAAcaaaaaacatttaaatGAGTTATTTCTCACACTATTTTCGGAGGTTGCAACATATCCATTGCTTTTATGCAGTACCAGACTGATAATTTACGATGGAAACCAGCCGCTAT caatGTGGCAAATGTTGCAAATGACATACGATTATGAAGGATTTTGGGCTCTATATAAGGGTATAATTCCACATCTATTCTGTACAATAACTACATATCTCAGGAATCCACAATATCATTCATCGGTCATGGCACACAATACAAATATCACCATGGATATATTCAACATGTTAATGAGCATTTCCAATTCGCACATAATGCAACTATCCACGACACAGCGTTGCTTCTCTCCGATTAAA GGATTATGTACTCACACGGATACCCTGGATCTCATTAGGAGCATTGGGTGGAAG GGGGTGGCCTTACAGCTATGCTTGGGATCATTTCTAATAGGCACTAAGGAATATACTACTAGCTTGCTgttgtaa
- a CDS encoding photosensitized INA-labeled protein 1, PhIL1, putative (overlaps_old_locusTagID:BBM_III06290) gives MGKTLCSTSSYACTCEYMSEIMSMEMDTQYNCKIYIPNQTNEYTHNYYTTSLSVPNRTLERSQLSNGLIENIEQEMIEYRNNKFEDRYVAFESNLSEMQHDRIIRDDHSTTPYRRAECPIHVYDRDGVPSRRGNDLNSTKDRKGDEMINYKTFGNSCSNMGREVEDKLNRLIAERVVDGNDNWPLVQIPLEIKYEVFRRRRKGDATNEWSNAYDTTQDPLQCNMPDPECDNEPICC, from the coding sequence ATGGGAAAAACTCTGTGTTCCACGTCGAGTTATGCATGCACATGCGAATATATGAGTGAAATAATGAGTATGGAAATGGATACACAATATAActgcaaaatttatataccCAATCAAACAAACGAATACACCCACAACTATTATACAACTTCCTTATCGGTACCAAATCGGACATTAGAGCGGTCTCAACTATCCAATGGTTTAATAGAAAACATAGAACAGGAGATGATAGAATATAGAAATAACAAATTCGAAGATAGATATGTCGCCTTCGAATCAAATCTATCGGAAATGCAACATGATCGCATTATTCGTGACGATCACTCAACAACCCCCTACCGTAGGGCTGAGTGCCCAATCCATGTTTATGACAGAGATGGAGTTCCTAGCCGTAGGGGAAATGACCTAAACTCTACCAAAGACAGAAAGGGCGATGAAATGATTAACTACAAAACATTTGGTAACAGCTGTTCCAATATGGGAAGGGAAGTGGAGGATAAACTGAACCGCCTTATTGCCGAGCGCGTAGTAGATGGTAATGACAATTGGCCACTAGTGCAAATCCCTTTGGAGATAAAATATGAGGTGTTTCGTAGACGCAGAAAAGGAGATGCCACAAACGAGTGGAGTAACGCATATGATACAACGCAGGATCCATTACAATGTAATATGCCAGATCCTGAATGTGACAATGAACCCATATGTTGTTAA
- a CDS encoding cleavage and polyadenylation specificity factor subunit 5 (overlaps_old_locusTagID:BBM_III06290), whose translation MMLLWQCMWNRIHTNVSKYSILYLYIIFFLFKSTHIRSASVTDPLNTSTSATSLFNVDNKTPSFSDRIISNSLQSLFPPQSPNDNISSSPYSSNENYSTKYSSDAAQIPTKNTNIGENNDKNIIDDQNNTGNDNIQAESEEVIRPRSVLPSADLSPLTEFRRFARRTVDGRLCAAAFIQDDQTYTDCTNATAPDGSNGIEWCYVEVQLINKGSSLKDWGECEPPTDYDRIRALNTRKILEKFELAKQMTSELELHTNRLQKHIAKFKNWDLSYQNLSKTMQKLSDISSKSNKQLNLVKETGNKITLGLKEIQKIDCQIEHAIARSSSDKFNCKVAAHRSDGQNNDIYSDHGIMGTYYQGQGFNTNPLSIRLDRNINFHFFGPPLEGLSPFVYSIKWSGYITAPHTGYFTLKLTSSGHAKLIVEDKLLIELVPGILTGEIKKSLLSEECGIDLIGGNIYSIEVDFVRDHRYHLSHSNDSTITLHWKSRNIPYQPIPHKAFVTKPLSNILHLSISDGNNFKITIAENGVSACFKRSNECNYRVVDIPQSLIGHKLIRVNHLHKLSFALKVNIPTLLYVAHKGPFPITSSLDDRINTMGSTNGIRYYNDKDLPMKMNLTAMLLLPGKDHQLHLTNTLTNKDNIPSVMICRPLYGSEFHPHNNDTICGPDEILTLPGGRFFNNCKSSSYENDFDCEASLSNKHTDIPFGMWHSKQSYGVGEYIEIYFKKIVQIRKLVFKPRDDMLTWPSKIILHFKPPTLIDLTDEPAYFSVSHTSDEEFHHYELPYPTLTNYVRIEIGSMYLQNMETGGSFTLIGGSCHEVDTIDQHDGDNFVTVQNCNDSAESIAGFPWTPGSEIILSCPVCANTDNIEIKPSRDRSVDYSMYSPPCIVARLFCTKNDLECRVLMLLGVDGFSIMKLHQLPSKVKPIKILFGAIGPEHNQKEAMMLIPKGYYADQGQLKTKIGDFSYGWLEKPEFDMCNESDTNVLVKYGIKFPKASEGWECLIKEKCRGNNWSIDLQNGQYEVTIYAGSRCGEDDLQEICLQINHIHSIHESIPAKSLYKYTSNVKITDNSLILSSYCRDSNMHTTVRSITLTPHISTN comes from the exons ATGATGCTGTTATGGCAATGTATGTGGAATAGAATCCACACTAATGTTAGTAAATATAGTATTTTGTATCTTTACatcatattttttttattcaaATCCACACACATTCGCTCTGCAAGTGTCACAGATCCACTTAACACTTCTACTTCAGCGACTAGCCTGTTTAATGTAGACAATAAAACCCCTTCCTTCTCTGATCGCataatttccaattcaTTACAGTCACTTTTCCCGCCGCAGAGCCccaatgataatattagttCATCACCGTACTCATCTAACGAAAATTACAGCACCAAATATAGTTCTGATGCAGCACAAATCCCTACTAAAAACACTAATATTGGCGAAAACAacgataaaaatataatagacgaccaaaataatacaggtaatgataatattcaAGCTGAAAGTGAAGAGGTTATAAGGCCTAGGAGTGTTCTGCCTTCTGCTGACCTGTCGCCATTAACTGAATTTAGACGCTTTGCCAGAAGAACTGTGGATGGAAGATTATGTGCCGCTGCTTTCATTCAAGACGATCAAACTTACACAGATTGTACCAATGCAACAGCTCCTGATGGTTCTAATG GAATCGAATGGTGCTACGTGGAAGTACAACTCATCAACAAGGGTTCTTCACTAAAGGATTGGGGTGAATGTGAGCCTCCAACGGATTACGACAGGATTAGGGCGCTTAATACGAGAAAAATTCtagaaaaatttgaattggCGAAACAAATGACTTCGGAACTCGAGCTACACACCAACAGGCTACAAAAACACATCGCAAA ATTTAAAAATTGGGATTTATCCTACCAAAACCTGTCCAAGACTATGCAAAAACTTAGTGACATATCGTCAAAATCGAACAAACAGCTAAATCTGGTTAAGGAGACTGGAAATAAAATAACACTTGGATTGAAAGAGatccaaaaaattgattgCCAAATAGAACACGCCATAGCTAGAAGTTCATCTGACAAATTTAACTGCAAAGTTGCAGCTCATAGAAGTGATGGTCAAAATAATGACATATATAGCGACCATGGCATCATGGGTACATATTATCAGGGCCAAGGATTCAACACAAATCCATTATCCATCAGATTGGACAGGAACATAAATTTTCACTTTTTTGGACCACCTCTAGAAGGACTTTCCCCCTTTGTCTATTCAATCA AATGGTCTGGTTATATCACTGCACCGCATACCGGCTATTTCACTTTAAAATTAA CATCCAGTGGGCATGCCAAGCTTATTGTTGAGGATAAGCTTCTAATAGAGTTAGTGCCTGGTATTTTAACGGGAGAGATTAAGAAATCACTGCTCTCAGAAGAGTGCGGAATTGATCTAATTGGgggaaatatttattcaattgaaGTTGATTTCGTTAGAGACCACCGCTATCATCTTTCACACTCCAACGATTCCACAATTAC CTTGCACTGGAAATCAAGAAATATACCTTATCAGCCAATCCCTCACAAAGCTTTTGTCACCAAGCCTCTATCTAACATTTTACATTTGTCAAT atcgGATGGCAACAACTtcaaaataacaattgcTGAAAACGGCGTTAGCGCCTGTTTCAAAAGAAGTAATGAGTGCAATTACCGCGTGGTCGATATACCTCAGTCTCTTATTGGTCACAAATTAATCCGTGTTAATCATTTACACAAACTTTCATTTGCTTTAAAAGTCAATATACCCACATTGCTATATGTAGCACACAAGGGACCATTCCCAATAACCTCTAGTTTGGATGATAGAATTAATACTATGGGTTCCACTAATGGCATTCGTTATTACAATGATAAGGATCTACctatgaaaatgaatttaactGCTATGTTATTATTACCAGGCAAGGATCATCAGTTGCACTTAACAAATACACTAACTAACAAGGACAATATCCCAAGTGTTATGATTTGCAGACCTTTATATGGATCTGAATTCCATCCACACAACAACGATACTATTTGTG GTCCCGATGAGATCCTAACATTACCCGGAGGTAGATTCTTCAACAATTGCAAATCTTCATCATATGAGAATGATTTTGATTGCGAGGCATCGTTATCCAATAAACACACAGACATCCCTTTTGGCATGTGGCATAGCAAACAATCATATG GCGTGGGGGAATACATTGAGATTTACTTTAAAAAGATCGTTCAAATTCGCAAACTAGTTTTCAAACCTCGAGATGATATGCTGACATGGCCTAGCAAAATCATACTTCACTTCAAAC CGCCCACATTAATTGATCTAACAGACGAGCCAGCGTACTTTAGCGTTTCTCACACAAGTGATGAGGAGTTCCATCATTACGAGTTGCCATATCCTACATTGACCAATTAT GTTCGTATTGAGATAGGATCTATGTACCTACAGAACATGGAGACAGGGGGATCATTTACCCTAATTGGTGGCTCCTGCCATGAAGTCGATACTATTGATCAGCACGATGgggataattttgttactGTGCAG aactGTAATGACAGCGCCGAGTCTATAGCAGGATTTCCATGGACACCGGGTTCTGAAATAATCCTTTCATGTCCCGTCTGCGCTAACACTGACAACATAGAAATCAAACCATCAAGGGATAGGAGTGTAGACTACTCGATGTATTCCCCACCTTGTATCGTAGCACGTTTATTTTGCACAAAAAACGACTTGGAATGTCGTGTACTGATGTTACTGGGCGTTGATGGGTTTTCTATTATGAAACTTCACCAATTGCCTTCCAAGGTCAAGCCAATCAAGATCCTTTTTGGCGCAATAGGCCCTGAGCACAATCAAAAAGAAGCAATGATGCTAATACCCaaa gGATATTACGCAGATCAAGGCCAATTAAAAACGAAAATTGGAGATTTTTCTTATG GTTGGCTGGAGAAACCAGAATTTGATATGTGCAATGAAAGTGATACAAATGTGCTAGTCAAGTATGGAATAAAGTTCCCCAAGGCCAGTGAGGGATGGGAGTGCCTGATAAAAGAG AAATGCCGAGGCAATAACTGGTCAATAGATCTGCAAAATGGGCAGTATGAGGTTACAATTTACGCTGGAAGTAGATGTGGAGAGGATGATTTACAGGAAATTTGTCTGCAAATAAACCACATACATTCAATCCACGAGTCGATCCCGGCGAAATCGCTGTATAAG TACACTAGCAACGTAAAAATAACAGACAATTCACTAATACTAAGTTCTTATTGCAGAGATTCTAACATGCACACCACTGTACGATCCATTACTTTAACTCCCCATATCAGCACTAATTAG